Proteins from a genomic interval of Lolium perenne isolate Kyuss_39 chromosome 1, Kyuss_2.0, whole genome shotgun sequence:
- the LOC127349378 gene encoding uncharacterized protein — MVMSKKIDSFFTKKDQAVVVDASAASQLIVVNPVCISQDEPELADPIPTDHVENADQIEDAFVVSAVKDFVKVDPALRCQIWACPADKQDEIRKAYMQLGPYQPKKDVYRSSGEGSRKRRFQYHWFAAFSWLEYSPTKDAAFCFPCFLFSKKPTGKCGSNTFTVKGFQKWKRVNDGKQCAFICHMGKGSNSAHNYSVQCYDNLKNGFCQIARVMQKVSKEEILKNRLRLKTSIDVVKWLALQACSFRGNNEGPTSNNQGNFLEMVKVLSSYNAEVAALVGNAPGNAKYNSPEIQKEILNIIATDVQASIREEIGEAKFCLLVDEARDESKREQMTLVLRFVDTRGFIRERFFDLVHVSDTTAATLKEELCAVLNYHKLDVQNIRGQGYDGASNMRGEWNGLQQKFKQECPYAYYVHCFAHQLQLSLVAASKEVTEVHNFFEHLAVVVNTVASSCKRNDELRAHQVAEILNLVELDELETGSGANQIGALQRPSDTRWSSHFSSVCSLLRLYKPAFLVLKAIASSKGASPSARGKAAGSVKLVMSFDFVFILHVMKELMGITDLLCKKLQQKSQDIVNAMHDVATTKELIQKLRDDGWTNLLCDVVLFCKKHGILVPDMDGFYVDFIRSRKEDETSAKHHYKYDVFMVAVDQQLQE; from the coding sequence ATGGTTATGAGCAAGAAAATCGATTCTTTTTTCACCAAAAAAGACCAAGCTGTTGTTGTTGATGCATCTGCAGCATCTCAGTTGATTGTGGTGAATCCAGTGTGTATATCTCAAGATGAACCAGAATTGGCCGACCCAATTCCCACAGATCATGTAGAAAATGCAGACCAAATAGAAGATGCATTTGTTGTTTCTGCAGTTAAAGATTTTGTAAAGGTTGATCCAGCTTTAAGGTGTCAAATTTGGGCTTGTCCTGCTGATAAACAAGATGAAATTAGAAAAGCTTATATGCAGCTCGGACCATATCAGCCGAAAAAAGATGTTTATCGTTCTTCCGGCGAAGGGAGTCGCAAGCGCAGGTTTCAGTATCATTGGTTTGCGGCTTTTTCATGGCTAGAATATTCACCTACAAAAGATGCTGCATTTTGTTTCCCATGCTTCTTGTTTTCAAAGAAACCAACAGGAAAATGTGGATCTAATACATTTACAGTGAAAGGATTTCAGAAATGGAAAAGGGTGAATGATGGAAAACAGTGTGCCTTCATATGTCACATGGGGAAGGGTTCTAATTCTGCTCACAATTATTCTGTTCAGTGCTATGATAATTTGAAGAATGGATTTTGCCAGATTGCACGGGTTATGCAGAAGGTATCTAAAGAGGAGATTCTCAAAAATAGGTTGCGGCTGAAGACGTCAATTGATGTTGTGAAATGGTTAGCACTACAAGCTTGTTCGTTCCGTGGAAATAATGAGGGTCCTACTTCAAATAACCAAGGGAATTTTCTTGAAATGGTTAAAGTCTTGTCCTCATATAACGCGGAGGTTGCTGCATTAGTTGGCAATGCTCCAGGTAATGCTAAGTACAATTCACCAGAAATTCAAAAGGAGATACTGAATATCATTGCTACTGATGTGCAAGCTTCAATTAGGGAAGAAATTGGTGAAGCAAAGTTTTGCTTGCTTGTTGATGAAGCACGAGATGAATCAAAAAGAGAACAAATGACACTAGTTCTTCGCTTTGTTGACACACGTGGATTTATTCGAGAGCGTTTCTTTGACCTTGTGCATGTAAGTGATACTACTGCTGCAACACTGAAGGAAGAACTTTGTGCTGTTTTGAATTATCACAAATTGGATGTTCAAAATATCCGTGGACAAGGATACGATGGTGCTAGTAATATGCGTGGGGAATGGAATGGACTGCAGCAGAAGTTTAAACAAGAATGTCCCTATGCATACTATGTTCATTGTTTTGCACATCAGCTACAATTATCCCTTGTTGCTGCATCTAAGGAAGTTACTGAAGTTCATAATTTTTTTGAACATCTTGCTGTTGTTGTTAACACGGTTGCTTCTTCCTGTAAGAGAAATGATGAATTGCGAGCCCATCAAGTTGCTGAAATTCTGAATTTGGTTGAGCTTGACGAGCTTGAAACGGGAAGTGGAGCTAACCAAATTGGAGCTTTACAGAGACCATCTGATACTAGATGGAGCTCTCATTTCAGCTCTGTATGCAGTCTTCTCAGGCTGTATAAGCCTGCATTTTTAGTCCTCAAAGCTATTGCTTCAAGTAAAGGTGCTTCTCCTTCTGCACGAGGAAAGGCTGCAGGTTCAGTCAAACTTGTGATGTCATTTGATTTTGTGTTCATTCTTCATGTCATGAAAGAGCTCATGGGAATAACTGATTTGCTTTGCAAGAAGTTACAACAGAAATCGCAAGATATTGTGAATGCTATGCATGACGTTGCTACTACAAAAGAATTGATTCAGAAACTAAGGGATGATGGTTGGACTAATCTTTTATGTGATGTGGTCTTGTTTTGCAAGAAGCATGGTATTTTAGTTCCGGATATGGATGGTTTCTATGTGGATTTTATTCGGTCTCGTAAAGAGGATGAGACTTCAGCTAAGCATCACTATAAATATGATGTGTTCATGGTTGCAGTTGATCAACAACTACAGGAGTGA
- the LOC127330997 gene encoding pleckstrin homology domain-containing protein 1-like → MNGRRRWFVLKQGELFWFKNSAVTCVLVPRGVIPVATCLIVKGAEDVLNRKFVFEFSTPQETMYFVADSEKAKKEWINPIGCSIVQHSTDDEIVDYNSGQTTTGLSQYVVQYNTFI, encoded by the exons ATGaatgggcggcggcggtggttcgTTCTCAAGCAGGGCGAGCTCTTCTGGTTCAAGAACTCGGCCGTCACATGTGTGTTGGTTCCCCGTGGCGTTATCCCCGTCGCCACCTGCCTCATCGTCAAGGGCGCCGAGGACGTGCTCAACCGCAAGTTCGTCTTCGAGTTCTCTACCCCGCAGGAGACCATGTACTTCGTCGCCGACTCCGAGAAGGCGAAGAAGGAGTGGATCAACCCGATCGGATGCTCCATCGTCCAGCACTCCACTGACGATGAGATCGTCGACTACAACAGCGGCCAGACCACAACAGGC TTGTCTCAGTACGTTGTTCAGTACAACACCTTCATTTGA